The Aneurinibacillus uraniidurans genome segment AGAGCACCATCTGCTCGAGGATAGCGCCGTATACAGCTGGGTCACCTGTATGGACACGTACAACAGATTTCCCTTCTTTCGTACGTTCGGTCATAATTTCGACCATTTCTTCCAGTGTCATGCCTGCTGTTTTGATTACTTCTGCGCCTGGTTTCGCTTTTGCAACCAGTTCTTCATTCACAAGGGAATCCGCCCACAGAACAACGTCGGCTGCCTGTAATAGCTTAAGCCCCTTTACCGTAATTAAATCTGGATCCCCCGGTCCTGCCCCGATAATGTATACTTTCATTATTTTCTCACCACCATTAACGTTAAGTATTCAAGCTCAAGCCCTTTAAGCTCCGCCACGTTATTCCAGACGACTTCCTCACCTGACGTTACCTTTGTAATTACAGATGCATTCGGCAACAGGTTGAGTTCTCCTAGCACATCAATCATGACATCAATCACTTTAGCGACTTTAATAAACACAACACAGTCGTGGCTAATAAGCGCTTGTTTCATCTCATCTCGATCCGCTGTTGCCGGAATGATCGCGACATGCTCATCCCCGTCCGCAAGCGGCAGGCCAAGACGAGACGCGGCACCGTTCACCGAGGAAATGCCCGGTATGGATACGATGCGTACTTCTGGATGCTTCTCCTGCATCAGTCGCATCATATGGATGAATGTGCTATACAGCATCGGATCGCCTTCCGTTACGAACGCAACATCCTTGCCCTGAGCCAGACGCTCATACACTGCTTCTACCGTTTGCGTCCATTCCCGCTCCAAAATATCCGGGTCTTTCGTCATCGGAAACACCAGACCAAGCATTTCTTTTTGTGACTGATCAATGTAGCTCTCCACAATTTGATAGGCATAGCTTTTGCTGCCCTTGCGCTTGCGCGGATAGGCAATAACCGGAGATTCTTTCATCAAGCGATACGCCTTCACCGTAATCAGTTCCGGGTCGCCCGGTCCAACACCGACCCCATATAATGTACCTGTTGCCATCTTACTCATCCTCTCTGTGCTTCGCGGTTATGATATAGATCGGGTTCAATCCCTCAAACCGATTCATATGTAAAATAGGCTTACTGCGTGAGATTTGCGTCAGTGTCACCGCTGTTTCGAACCCTTCTTCTTCGAAAGTTTTCATCGCTTCATACAGCGTCTCAATCGTCGCTGCATTCAGCACGATGCGCCCTCCCTGCTTCAAGCGGGTACAACAGATATGCAGCAGCTCTTTCATCTCGCCACCACTGCCGCCGATAAATACCGCATCCGGATCAGCGAATTCTTCAATTCCCTGCGGTGCCTTGCCGTGTACGGTTACAAAATCCGTTCGGAACTTCTTCATATTCGTCCGACAGTTCTCAAGATCGGCTTCATTCTTCTCAATCGCAAACACCTGGCCGTCCCGACAAATACGGGCTGCTTCAATCGCCATAGAGCCTGTGCACGTGCCGATGTCCCATACCGTACTGTCTGATCGTAGACCGAGTGCTGCGAGACTGAGTATGCGCACTTCTTTCTTCGTAATGAGTCCTTTATCCGGCTTGCGCTGCGCAAATTCTTCGTCTGAAACACCAAGCGGCCACGCGGGACCCGGTACTGTACGCTTCAATACAACGATATTAAGCGGTGCGAATTCCTGTTCCGCCATCTCCTCGAGTGTATACCATCCTGTGCGCTCCTCAGTGCCTCCAAGATTCTCCGCCACAAAAGCCCGGTATTCGGTCATGCCAAACGATAGCAAGTACTCCGCAATAACGGCTGGACTGTTTGTCTCATCCGTCAGTACACATACCTTCTCACGTCCGTCAATTTTCTGTGCTAGCCCGCGCATGCTGCGCCCGTGCACACTGAGGAATGTACAGTCCTGCCAGCTTTCCTGCATGCGAGCGAATGCTTCTTGAACCGAACTAAGACCCGGATAAACCTCAACAGGAAGCTTCTTTGCCAAGTATGATCCGATGCCATAGAATAGCGGGTCACCGGATGCCAATACGACTGTTTTTTTGCCAGACTCCCGAATTCGCTCTACAAGTGCGGCAAGCCCGCCTTTGACCGCCAGCTTTTCACCTGTATAGTCCGGAAAAAACGATAGATGGCGTTCCCCACCAACAAGCAACTCGCTCTCCTCAACCCATGTCCGATACAACGGAAGCAAACTGTCTACCCCGCTGTCTCCGATTCCGATGACTTTAATTACTTGCTGCACTCTACTAGCTCCCTTCCTAACAGTTCGCTCTTCATCGTGATGAGCACTGCTTCCACATCAAAAGTCCCTTCTGCTTCACGCAGTGACGATTCACAGATGGCCCGGCACAACTCGCTAAAGAAGGCTGTATTTCCTTGTTCCCGCATCATGTCACCTACTTCAGAAGCTGTGTTTGCATTCCGCACCTGCGCAACCATCTCGTCTGACGCACTAGCACGAGCCGCTACTTCCGCCAGAAAATCGAAGTTAATCGGCGCACTTTTGGAATGCACCATCATCACGCCTTGTGCAACTTTAGAAAACTTGCCCATCATTCCAACAAGCGTTACTTTTTTGGCCCCAAAATTTCGGCACATTTTAAGCGTGAACCCAACAAAATCACCCATCTCGATAAACGCTTCTTCCGGGTAATCCGGATACAATTCCTGTATGGCATACTTCTCACTTCGCCCACCTGTCGTAATAATCAAATGGTCACAGCCACATGCAATCGCCACCTTAACCGCTCGGGCAATACTTGCTTTGAAAGCTGCTGTTGAGAACGGAACGACCGTGCCACGCGTGCCAAGAATCGAGATCCCGCCGAGAATGCCAAGCCGTGCGTTCAGCGTTTTTTTAGCGATTTCTTCTCCGTCCGGAACTGAGATGATAATACGAATCCCCCGGTTTATTCCGTACTCCGCCAGGACTTCCTCTGCGGTCCCCATAATCATCCGACGCGGTACTGGATTAATCGCCGCTTCTCCGACCGGAACGGGCAGACCAGGCTTCGTTACCCGGCCTACTCCAACGCCACCTTCTAGTTCAATGCCTAGTTCATTACGCCAGCTGACGGTTGCCACAATACGGGCTTGATGCGTAGCATCCGGGTCATCTCCCCCGTCTTTGATCACTTCCGCTACTGCATATTCATCAGCAAGCGTCACCTGCTCCATCATGAACGAGACACAATCTCCTATTGGAAGCAGAATCTCCACGTCCGTTACTGCACGTTTTTCCAGCAGAGAGAGGAGAGCCGCTTTCGTAGCTGCTGTTGCATTTGCCCCTGTCGTATAGCCGTGTCGGAGCGGCTTTTCCTCCTGTGCCGTCATCGAAGTTAGCCTCTCTTTTCCGCGAGAATGGTCAGGGCGTTCAGGGCTGCAACGGCAACAGGACTTCCGCCTTTCCGTCCGATATTCGTAATGAATGGAATGTCCATTTTCGCCAGCTCTTCTTTAGACTCTGCCGCCGATACGAATCCAACTGGAACGCCGATCACAAGACCCGGACGCGCTTCCCCTTCTTTGACAAGACGGATGAGCTCAAGAAGGGCAGTTGGTGCATTCCCGATCACAAAAATGCCGCCTTCTGCTTCTTTAATTGCTTTACGCATGGAGATAATTGCTCTTGTTGTATTCAGACGCTTTGCTTCTTCCATAACGTCCTTGTCTGAGATATATACATGTACACTGCCACCGAATTTTTCGATACGCGGCTTGCTGATGCCGACCTGTACCATCTGCACATCCGCTACTACTTTACGTCCTTCACGGATCGCTTTAATCCCGGACTCAATCGCATCCCGATGGAACACCATACTACGTCCAAGTTCAAAGTCAGCAGATGCATGGATAACACGCTGTACAACAGGATACTGGTCAGCGGTAAATGGATGCTCGCCCAGTTCCTCTGTGATCATCTCAAAGCTTTTGCTTTCAATTTCTTGCGGTTGAACCGTAAGTGGTTTAAATTCTGTATGAAAATCCATTAGATTATTTCCTCCCTGATTTTAGTATGTAAAGCCGTAAGTACGGCATCAAACTCTGAGAATACCGTTCCGTAATCAATCTTTGGCCGGGCAATGAGGATCGTCGGAATGCCCAGTTCCAATGCTGCTTCCAACTTCTCATCTACGGAGCCGACTTTTCCGCTTTCTTTCGTGATCATCAGTGTGACTCCGTATTGCCGATAGAGAGCAATGTTTAATTCCTTAGAAAATGGCCCCTGCATCGCAATGATATGCTTCTGCTCTACACCTAATTGCTCACACTTTTCCATGTTGTCACGACGCGGCAGCATCCGGGCAATGAGCGTTAGACCCGGCACGTCTCGCAATCGTTCTACGAATACCTGCAGCGTCTTGCTTCCCGTTGTCAGCATCACCACGCCACCGCGCTGTGCCGCTTCCTCTGCGGCAGATTCGTAATCGGGAACAACCGTTACAAGTGGATGTGTCGGCTCTTCGACCGATTTTCGCTCGTAGCGAATGTACGGTACACCTGCAGCAGCAGCCCCTTCTAATGCGCTACGTGATGCTTCTTCTGCGAACGGATGGCTCGCATCCACGATCGCTTGAAACCCCTGCTCTACGACTACTGCCGCAATCTCGTCTGCATTCAGGCGGCCTATCCGCACCGGAATCCCAGCCTCTGTCATGCTTTTCGCCGCACTCTCCGTCACAACCGTCGTAAGCAGCTCATACCCGGCATCTTGTATCTGAAGTGCCAGCTCCCGCGCATCACTCGTTCCTGCCAACATCAAAATCATGATTCTACCGACCCCTTCTCATCATGATGGTGGTGATCATGATGATCGTGGTCGTGGTGGTCATGATCACCGTGATGATGATGGTGGTGATGGCCGTGATCATGATCATGGTCGTGATGTAGATCCAGGTGCTCCACCGCAAATAGACGGTACTGACACACATCACAGTTCATCTTCACGTCGTCTGCCAGCGCTTCCGCCACCCGGTCCTCAAAAATCGTCTTCAGCCCTTCATGAAACCCAAAATAAGCGGTCATCACAAACTCCCGATCCGTATATTGTGCACGGAATGCATCCAGTTTCGTTTCCATTCTCTTCATCAAAATGCCCGTAAAGAGCAAATACGGAACGAGAATGACGCGCTTCGCACCGAGTGCCAGACAACGTGCAATTCCTTCCTCTACGTTCGGATCGGTTACCCCAATAAAGCACGTTTCCACCCATTTTACATGTAGGCGTTCCCAGAGCAGACGGGATAGCTTATATACCTCACTATTCGCATCAGGGTCACTACTGCCGCGTCCAACGAGTAGAACCGCTGTATCATCCGCCTGTTGTGCCGGATCGAAGCCTGTCTCCATCAGTCGTTCCTCTATAATATGCAGTACTTCTTCGTGAATTCCGATTGGACGCCCGTAGATGAACTGTACATGCGGATACTGCTTGCGTGCTACATCCAATGCCGCTGGAATATGTAGCTTCGAGTGTCCGGCTGGAAGAAGCATCATCGGGATGACTGCTACCTTTGTCGCGCCACGCTCTACACAAGCTGCCAGCCCCTGGGCAATGTCTGGGGCAGCAAACTCCAGAAAACACGTTTCAATAATCGGAACCCCGATCCGTTCTTTGATCTGCTCTACAAATGCGGAAATTTCCTCATTCCCCTGCGGATCACGACTCCCGTGGCCAACGAATAATATTGCGTCCATACTCATGCTGCTTATCCTCCCTGTCTGCTATTCTCCACACGCAGCTTCTGCCAGCACCGGAATCGGCACTTCCTCATAGACGAAGCCTTCGATCTGTTTGATCCGCTTGAAAAACTTGTGGAAACGTTCATTCGGATGTCCCTGTTCTTTATAGACGGCAATAATTCGTTCCAGCAGCCCAACAATCTCAGCCGGTTCAATCCCTTCCGCTACAGGCTGCCCCGCATGTGCGGTCCGTCCCACTGTCTTTGCCCCTAAGAACAGGTCAAATTTTCCCTGTCGGAACACAATACCGATATCCTCTTTAACCGCGCCATAGCACGCCATGCCACAGCCGTTAAAGCCAATTTTCATTTCTTTTGGCACATCCATTCCACCAAGCAGTGCCTGTATCTCGTCTGCATATGGAATCGGGTCCGTCTTCTCCCCGTCACAGAAATCACATGCTTTTACCGTAATGACATTCCCAACTGGCAGTACGAGCAAGCCTGCCTCACGAAGACGACTAACGACTTCATCCGGATTTGCGGTTGGCAGGCTAATGCGGAACTGATGATCCGGCGTGTAATCCATCGAGCCCCGTTCTCCGACAATCCCGGCAAGCAGCATCATCTGTGCCGCACTCAGCTTCTTATTCGCCACTCCAGGTGAAACTGCGAATTCAAAAATCTGCTCTTGTACAAAGCCAGAAGGAGATGCAACAGCAACGGACTCTTTTACACCATACAAGCACCCAAGTGCTTCATCTGCTAGCGCCCGAGCGGAAAGGGATTCCACCTGCTCCCGTTTTTGTTCAGGTGCAGACTGTATCGCTTCTGTTCCTGACTGCTCATCCATGCTGTGCAGTGCCCACGGCTCATTTTCTTCTCGCAAGCGCTGATGCGGTGCTAACGTTTGTTTCTCCGAGCCAAGCGTATACTTGCGCTGATAGCCACGCGGCGTGATCATTTTACCGTCATACAAGCATGTTGAGTTATTTCCGATAATGACAGTTGTTAGCATCCCGATATCATGATTAAGCATGTCAGCTAATGTCGTCACAACTACTGACTGACGATCCCGATACGCACTCTTCACGAGCCCAACCGGAGTATCCGGGGAACGATATTGCAGCAAAATACGCTGCGCTTCCTCAATCTGGCGCGTCCGGCGTCCGCTTTTCGGATTATATAAAGCGATAACAAAATCTGCCGCACCTGCAGCATCAATCCGCTTTGCAATTAACTCCCATGGTGTTAGATGGTCACTTAGACTGATCGTACATGCATCATGCATAACCGGCGCCCCAAGCAAGGATGCACATGAATTAATCGCCGAGATGCCCGGCACAACTTCTACTTCAACCCCATCAGCTTCCGTCCAGCCTTTTTCCATAAGCACTTCATAGACGAGTCCAGCCATTCCATATACCCCGGCGTCCCCACTGGAGATTACGCCTACTACTTTGCCCTGTTCCGCCTGGCGCACCGCTTCCTGTGCCCGACCTACTTCCTCAGTCATCCCGGCTTGCATAACAACTTGCTCGTCCCGCAGCAATCCACGAATCAAATCGACGTATGTCGTATACCCCAGGATTACTTCACATTCTTCAATCGCAGTCCGCGCTCGCATAGTCAGATGTGCTTCACTTCCTGGACCAAATCCAATCAGCAGCAGTTTTCCTCGTTTCATCTCCCGTGCTCCTTCCTTTTTGTACAATAAAAAAACGTCTTTCTGGTTAGAAAGACGTATTGGTAGACAATTAGTCATACAGTTACTTTGCTCGTATGCCTGTCGCTAGTCAACACGCCCCATCCTCGTGGTTCGATCGTGCAGAACTTTACGGCAGGTTTCCTGGCTTCGAGTACAAACGAGCTCTACCCCCTTCCCATTTCAATCACGAAATAGTGGACATTATGATAGCACTCTCCTCTTCACAGTGGCGGGACCGCGTCGGCTTTATACCGAACTTCCCTATTAAGCCCTTACATAAACATATCGGGCACCGCAAAGCAAATCATTCAATTTTTAAGTAGCCCTATCATATCACGAATTCTATATTTCGACTATGCTGAAAAATTCGTGACTTTTGCTGCTGCAAACTAACGATTATTTTACTCATAGTCATATCGAATACTAAAATATTTACTACCGTATCTCTTCCATAATTTATTACAATATAAAGGAGGTATCCTTACTTCAGGAGGGGATTGATTGTATGAATAAACCCATTCGCATTCTGATCGCTGACGATCAAACATTAATGCGTGAAGGACTTAAAACCATATTGGAATTAGAAGATGATATCGAAGTCATTGGAACACCCGATGATGGAAAAAAAGCATATGAAATGGTAGCCCAGCACCGCCCCGACGTTGTTTTGATGGATGTACGAATGCCTGTCATGGATGGAATCGAAAGCACTCGTCTGATCAAAAAAGAATTCCCTGAGACTGTTATTCTTATTCTTACTACATTTGCTGAAGATGCCTATATCATAGAAGGTCTTGCGAATGGAGCCAGCGGATTTCTATTAAAAGATATTCACGGAGATCGATTAATCTCTTCCATTCGAGATGCAGCTTGCGGCCAGCTCTTGCTCCCTTCCATCATTGCCACCAAACTTGCAACCCGACTCTCTCAACTTTCTTCCCAAGCCCAACACGAGATCAATACCGAAAAACTACGCCAGGAAGGCATCGAATTTTCCACACGCGAAAAAGAAATTGCCCATCTTATGCTCAAGGGCTTCAGTAATCGGCAAATTGCCAAGGCCCTGTTCATCAGTGAAGGTACAGTAAAGAATTATATCAGCATTATTTACAGCAAAATCGGTACAAATGAACGGACAAAAGCCATTATGTATATTCAAACCCTTGGCATTGAAGAATCCAATACTCAGTAAAGCAAAGGAAGAACCTTCATGAGACGAGCTTACACTTGCCTTTCGATCTTGTTCATTCTTATTCTTCTCCCATTTAGTCTCGCAGGCTGCTCACCTTCTACAGCTTCTCACCATCCTACTGTAAAGCAAGGGGTACTTGATTTGCGCGACTGGGATCTGGAGCAAAAAGGGACCGTTAGTTTGAATGGGGAATGGCAATTTTACTGGAGACAGCTGCGTGATACACCAGATTCTATTCCCTCACATTTTATTACCGTTCCCTATGTGTGGAACGGGTACGAATGGAATGGACAGAAACTCCCCGGTGAAGGCTATGCAACCTTTATCGCAACCATACGACTTAATCCTGCAGAAAAAGATAAACTACTCGCCCTTTATGTTCCTGATGTCTACACGGCCTATCGACTTCTACTTAACGGCAAGCAAATCTCAGAAAATGGAGTCGTCGGGACGTCCAAACAAACGATGAAGCCGTACTACATGCCGCGTCTTGTTTACTTTCGTCCGGAAACAGATACGCTTGTCCTTACCATGCAAATCTCTAACTTCGTACATAAAAATGGGGGCATGTGGAATGAGATGCTAGTAGGGGACGCGCAAACACTCGCCGACTGGAAGGAACATAGCATAATCGTTCAAGCCCTGCTTATCGCAAGCTTATTTATTCTCGGTGTTTATCATTTGACGATATATGCCATCCGGCGCAAAGATCTGCCTTCTTTCTATTTCGGGCTATTCTCTTTTATGCTTAGCATTCGTGCTACCATGCAAGAAAATATGTTTTTGTTTCAGCTGTTTCCCAACTTTAACTGGGAGCTCTCAAAAAAAATCGAATATATTATTCTTTTTCTTGGGCTTGCGGTACTTTGTCTGCTCATTCAATCGCTTTATCCGCAAGAAATTAAAAAACGTGTGGTACAAATTATCCAGATTATTTGCTCTTTCTTTGCCTGTATCGCCATTGTAACACCTGCTAGTATTTATACTCGAGTCGCTTCGATTCACTACAATTTCATGCTGATTACGATTGTTTATCTCATGTACGTTCTAATCCTTGCTGTTATTCGTAAACGACCGTTCAGTTATATCAATTGTTTCGTCGCGATCTTCTTCATGATTACCGTTGCCCTTGATATTCTGTATTACAATCAGATCATTCCATACGGAAATTTCACAACATTTGGACTGCTAATTTTCACTTCTGTTCAATCGATCAATCTTTCCATCACATTTGCTCGTGGCTTCTCCCGAGTCGAACAGATGACAGGAGAATTAAAAGAACTCAATGAAACTCTGGAATTGCGTGTCCAAGAACGAACACAGTCCCTCGAGCATTCCCTTCGTGAAGTTGCCCGAGCACGTGCCGAGATGTCCATCATGGAGGAACGAAGCCGTATTGCAGGAGATATTCATGACATTGTCGGTCATACATTGACAACAACTGTTATCCAGATTGAAGCCGGGAAACGATTACTCTCAAAAGACCTGCCGCGTGCTCTTGAAAAATTAGAACTGTCACAGGAGCTTGTACGAAATGGGCTAAATGAGATCCGCCGGGCCATTCGAATTGATCAGGAGGATGAAGAACAATTTGTATTTCCAGGTGTTTTATATCATCTTGTTGCGGAGACAGAAAAACATACGGGAGTAAAAATTGATACGGTGATTGAACCACTTCCCTCTTTGACACTTCCCCAGAAAAAGTTTATTTATCACACTCTTAAAGAAGGATTAACGAACGGAATCCGCCACGGGCAAAGCAATCATTTTATTTTCACGATGGAACGACGGGGAGCCATGCTGCACCTGACGTTAAAAGATAACGGAACAGGGACCTCAGAGATTGAATATGGATTTGGTCTGACAACCATGCAGAATCGTGCGCAAAAATTGGATGGGCAGCTCATGATTTTTTCTGAACCTGGGAAAGGCTGTCGGTTGTCTGTCAGTCTGCCAATCGTGCAGACAAGTAAATAATTCCTTTTTCTCGTATATAATAGAGCAGACAACTATTATCCAACGAAAAGGAGAAATACTATGATAGACAGCCGCATGGAACAGTTAGCCTGCAATCTTGTTACCTATTCGACGAAAGTACAGCCGGGTGAACATGTATTGATTGAAGCATTTGGTATTGATAACATGCTGGTCAAAGCGGTCATCCGGGAAGTACATAAAGCAGGGGGGCACCCGCATGTTAACATCCGCGATCATCAGGTGATTCGTGAGCTTCTAATGAATGCAACCGAAGAACAAGTTCGCGTCTGGATGGAGAATGATGAGCAGCAAATGCGCCAGATGCAGGCGTATATTGGGATTCGTGGTGGCCTGAACATCAACGAGTTATCTGATGTTCCGCCAGAGAATCTGAAGCTGTACAATCAACTGTATAATGCGAATGTCCACAGTAAGATTCGTGTGAAGCAAACGAAGTGGGTTGTGCTTCGTTACCCGACACCATCAATGGCCCAACTAGCAAATATGAGTACAGAAGCATTTGAAACATTCTATTTCAATGTATGCACGATGGATTATGCCCGGATGAGCGAGGCAATGGATGCACTGGTTGCACTCATGGAGAAGACTGACCAAGTGCGTTTGACTGCTCCAGGGACGGATCTACGGTTCTCAGTCAAAGATATCCCGGCCATCAAATGTGCAGGTGAACTGAACATTCCAGATGGCGAAGTGTTTACGGCTCCAGTTCGTGAGTCGGTCAACGGTACGATTTCATATAATACGCCGACTCCATACAATGGCTTCGTATTCGAAAATGTTGTACTCCGCTTCGAGAACGGTAAAATTGTCGAAGCGACCGCAAATGATACGAACCGGATTAACGAGGTGTTTGATACGGATGAAGGAGCACGTTTCGTGGGTGAATTCGCGATTGGTGTAAACCCGTTCGTCCGTGAGCCGATGAAAGACATTCTGTTTGATGAGAAAATCGATGGCTCGATTCACTTTACGCCTGGGCAATGCTATGACGAGGCGTATAACGGAAACAAATCAGCCATCCACTGGGATATGGTATTAATCCAACGCCCGGAATACGGTGGCGGCGAAATCTGGTTTGATGATCAACTGATTCGCAAAGATGGCCGCTTTGTCGTTCCTGAATTAGAAGCATTAAATCCAGAAAACCTGAAATAAAAAATGCGCGGTCTCGCCTATAGCGAACCGCGCATTTTTTCGTCTAAACCTATAACGACCCCGAGAGGATTCGAACCTCCGACCTGTAGTTTAGGAAACTATTGCTCTATCCTACTGAGCTACGGAGTCAAAATTCCTCTTCCATTATACCGATGTCCTTATCAAATTTCAAACCTCATTATTGTATGCGTTTTTATATAAAGAATCCTCTCTTCTATCATGATTTCTTCTCATTTATCCGAAAAAACATACAAGTCCAACTTATTCTGATACTGTTTTATTACAGATAAATAAATGAACCGTAAACTATAACAGTCCATCAGAGGTGAGTTAAATATGTTATCATCCCGTATCCGCCATGCTTCCCTGCTCGAAAAAATCGTCACAAAAGAAACCGCCGCGAGCTGGATCGAAGACGGTATGACCATTGGCTTCAGCGGCTTTACTTCATCAGGGGATGCTAAAGAAATTCCCGTTGCTATTGCAGAACGCGCTCGTGCAGCTGGAAAACCGTTTAAAATTAACGTCTATACCGGTGCATCTGTTGCTCCTACAATTGACTCCGTATTAGCGGACTACATGAACATTCGCCTGCCGTTCCAATCTGATAAAGACTTGCGCAAAAGCATCAATAAGGGAAACGTTAACTATATCGATCAACATTTATCCGAAACCGGAGATGCCCTGTTAACCGGAGCCATTCCTTCGGTCGACATCGCGGTTGTAGAAGCATTGGCTATTACAGAAGATGGAAGCATCATCCCAACTACCTCAGGTGGCAATACACATAACTATATTAAAAATGCAAAAGAAGTCATCGTGGAGCTAAACCTTGCTCAACCGTTATCACTCGAAGGCGTACACGACATTTATGACATCGGAGCATTTGGCGAGCGAAAACCGATTCCACTTCAAGCCGTTGATGATCGTGTGGGCCGCACTAGCATCCCTACTGGCCTAGATAAAATTAAAGGTATCGTCATCACCGAACAATTGGACACTCCGAAAACACTTGTCGAACCAGATGAGGAAACAAGCACTATTGCCCGTCATCTCCTGAATTTCCTGCGAGATGAAATCAAAGCCGGACGCTTATCAGAAAAGCTTCCTCCGCTTCAATCAGGCGTTGGATCGGTAGCAAACGCTGTGTTCCATGGTTTCCTTCATTCCGAATTCCATGACCTGGAACTATATTCTGAAGTGCTGCAAGATTCTGTATTTGACCTGATTGATGCAGGCAAAATTCGCTTCGCATCTGGTGGTGCTCTCACACTGTCCAAAGAAAAAATGGACGTTGTGCTGAATCATTTTGAAAACTATCGCGATAAAATGATGCTTCGCCCACAAGATATGTCTAACAACCCGGAAATCATCCGCCGTCTTGGCTTAATTACGATCAATACCGCGATTGAAGTAGACATATATGGAAATGTTAACTCAACTCACATCATGGGCAACAAAATGATGAACGGAATTGGTGGTTCTGGTGACTTTACACGTAACGCTCGCCTGAGTATTTTTGTAACGAAATCGATTGCGAAGAACGGAGACATCTCCAGCATCGTTCCGTTTATCTCACACGTCGATCACACTGAGCATGATGTGATGGTTGTCGTAACCGAGCAAGGAGTTGCAGATCTGCGCGGCCTGACACCTCGACAACGCGCGATCAAACTGATCGAGAACTGCGCCCATCCGTCTTATCGGGAACAGCTGTATGCCTACTTTAACGAAGCTTCACAACGCGGTGGGCAGACTCCACATGTTTTAGAAAAAGCGTTTGCCTGGCATGTACGCTTCAATCAAACAGGCTCAATGCGGGAAGGTTCCACTTTACCGCTCGTAGAAAAAGAAAAAGTGAATGTAAACTAAGTAAAAGGAGCGACAGATATAATCTGCCGCTCCCTTTTTATGATCTTACTTTGATTTTTTCTCGATTCTTTCAAGTCCACCCATATAAGGACGAAGTGGTTCTGGAATCAGAACACTGCCATCTTCCTGCTGGTAGTTCTCCAGAATGGCAGCCATCGTACGTCCAATGGCCAATCCTGAGCCGTTCAGTGTATGTACGAACTCTGGTTTTGCTTTTGGCTCGCGACGGAAACGAATGCCTGCACGACG includes the following:
- a CDS encoding succinate CoA transferase → MLSSRIRHASLLEKIVTKETAASWIEDGMTIGFSGFTSSGDAKEIPVAIAERARAAGKPFKINVYTGASVAPTIDSVLADYMNIRLPFQSDKDLRKSINKGNVNYIDQHLSETGDALLTGAIPSVDIAVVEALAITEDGSIIPTTSGGNTHNYIKNAKEVIVELNLAQPLSLEGVHDIYDIGAFGERKPIPLQAVDDRVGRTSIPTGLDKIKGIVITEQLDTPKTLVEPDEETSTIARHLLNFLRDEIKAGRLSEKLPPLQSGVGSVANAVFHGFLHSEFHDLELYSEVLQDSVFDLIDAGKIRFASGGALTLSKEKMDVVLNHFENYRDKMMLRPQDMSNNPEIIRRLGLITINTAIEVDIYGNVNSTHIMGNKMMNGIGGSGDFTRNARLSIFVTKSIAKNGDISSIVPFISHVDHTEHDVMVVVTEQGVADLRGLTPRQRAIKLIENCAHPSYREQLYAYFNEASQRGGQTPHVLEKAFAWHVRFNQTGSMREGSTLPLVEKEKVNVN